In a single window of the Acetivibrio cellulolyticus CD2 genome:
- a CDS encoding RICIN domain-containing protein translates to MRQNVFIKLILMVLCIAIIVTLGSFVFPESMSGYSADNEYFSPFDTAYSPDGSMIAVSDTTKSQLEIIKAADGQIQKIIPLDGQPKALAWNGNQYVYVCEYGAGTVAEVDPVGGSVTRRFTTGSKPVGVAVVEDKLVVSDFGLKKVSVVDLSSGNVEEDISVRDYPYLLDGTVDGKYAIVGHALPSGDAFVPKYAASVTFVDMSTMQEDVNILLPQGSSNVRGVKCSPDGKWAYVLHTFGKTSLPTTQITRGWVMTNAVTIIDIAKKNIYTTFILDRMMEGAADPWGLTISSDSKTMWVSVSGAHQVLKIDLYTLHQLLIGNINGASGGDDTKIDPNVYYKIINSKSGKAVDVPGGNTANNVQLVQWNDVGNNNQQFQIIANSDGYYTIVNRGTNKAMDNAGSTADNSRVVQWDLSSSDNQKWKIIDAGDGNYKLQVKSSQKYMDVQDASNNNDAGIVTNSSSTSLSQQWKILKGGASGTSGNYSLLFRSKAGFDKPYSDIWFQIKADPSKKDMLKYDLGALWGAGILKKMDLPGQGPRGISISPDGKKIAVGAYFAGEVYFIDAVGDTLKSTVKLGNQPQEDQLRRGERIFYDASTTTQKWLSCASCHPEGRSDGLDWDMPNDGIGNTKNTKSMLKVFDTPPAMWRGIRDNAHVGIVAGFRYIKFREPTQQELDDVAAYVKNLEPEQDPYSNKDGTMTADAVAGKAIFESSETRCAYCHSGPLYTNLKAHDVGTKDILDKDGMYYTPTLLEIWRTAPYLHDGSAATLHDVLTTKNVGDKHGKTSHLTSKQLDQLEAYVLQIGATDGSNGDEKKGDANGDGNVNSLDFALLRLHLLGVSPLTGKNYSNADVNGDGNVNSIDFALVRQYLLGIISSFSE, encoded by the coding sequence ATGAGACAAAACGTTTTTATAAAGTTGATATTGATGGTTCTTTGTATTGCTATAATTGTAACTTTGGGGAGTTTCGTATTTCCGGAAAGCATGAGTGGATATTCGGCTGATAATGAGTACTTTTCGCCGTTTGATACTGCGTATTCGCCTGATGGCAGCATGATTGCAGTGTCTGATACTACAAAGTCCCAATTGGAAATAATTAAAGCAGCAGATGGTCAAATACAAAAGATTATTCCCTTGGATGGTCAGCCGAAAGCTCTTGCTTGGAACGGGAACCAATATGTGTATGTTTGTGAGTACGGAGCTGGGACTGTTGCGGAGGTGGATCCTGTTGGAGGATCTGTAACAAGAAGATTTACAACTGGTTCAAAGCCGGTGGGAGTTGCAGTGGTAGAAGATAAACTTGTTGTATCCGATTTTGGCTTGAAAAAAGTATCTGTTGTTGATTTGTCCTCAGGTAATGTGGAAGAGGACATTTCAGTCCGGGACTACCCGTATTTATTGGACGGTACGGTAGATGGAAAATATGCGATAGTTGGGCATGCATTACCATCGGGAGATGCATTTGTTCCAAAGTATGCTGCATCAGTTACGTTTGTTGATATGAGCACAATGCAGGAGGATGTTAATATCTTGCTTCCTCAGGGTTCATCCAATGTCAGGGGAGTAAAATGTTCTCCAGACGGGAAGTGGGCATATGTCCTTCACACTTTTGGAAAGACCTCACTTCCTACAACTCAGATAACAAGAGGCTGGGTTATGACAAATGCTGTTACAATAATTGATATAGCAAAGAAAAATATATATACTACTTTTATTCTGGACAGAATGATGGAAGGGGCTGCAGATCCATGGGGGCTGACAATATCTTCTGATAGTAAAACAATGTGGGTAAGTGTATCAGGTGCTCATCAGGTGCTTAAAATCGATCTATATACTCTGCATCAGCTTTTAATAGGAAATATAAACGGTGCATCGGGTGGAGATGATACAAAAATCGACCCCAACGTCTATTATAAGATCATAAACAGTAAAAGCGGAAAAGCAGTAGATGTACCGGGCGGTAATACTGCAAACAACGTACAATTGGTACAATGGAATGATGTGGGTAATAATAACCAACAGTTTCAAATCATTGCTAATAGTGATGGTTATTATACCATAGTCAACAGAGGTACAAATAAGGCAATGGATAATGCCGGTTCAACTGCTGACAATTCTCGTGTAGTTCAATGGGATCTATCTTCTTCTGATAATCAGAAATGGAAAATAATAGATGCGGGAGACGGCAACTACAAGCTTCAGGTAAAATCCAGTCAGAAATATATGGATGTGCAGGATGCTTCAAATAATAACGATGCTGGTATTGTGACCAATAGCAGCAGCACAAGCCTGAGCCAACAATGGAAAATATTAAAGGGAGGAGCTTCTGGTACATCAGGCAATTATTCTTTGCTATTCCGTTCAAAAGCAGGTTTTGACAAGCCTTATTCCGACATATGGTTTCAGATAAAAGCAGACCCTTCTAAAAAGGATATGTTGAAATATGACCTTGGGGCATTGTGGGGAGCAGGCATTCTTAAAAAGATGGATTTACCAGGACAAGGTCCAAGAGGAATTTCTATTTCTCCTGATGGTAAAAAGATAGCAGTAGGAGCATATTTTGCCGGGGAAGTTTATTTTATAGATGCAGTAGGAGATACACTTAAAAGTACAGTGAAACTTGGAAATCAGCCTCAGGAAGATCAGTTAAGAAGGGGTGAACGCATATTCTACGATGCATCAACCACCACTCAGAAGTGGCTGAGCTGTGCTTCCTGCCATCCTGAGGGAAGATCAGACGGTCTTGATTGGGATATGCCTAATGACGGTATAGGTAACACCAAAAATACAAAATCAATGCTAAAAGTTTTTGATACACCTCCAGCTATGTGGCGTGGTATAAGAGACAATGCACATGTTGGAATAGTAGCCGGCTTTAGGTATATTAAGTTTAGAGAACCTACTCAACAGGAACTTGATGATGTTGCGGCGTATGTTAAAAATTTGGAACCTGAACAGGATCCCTATTCAAACAAGGATGGAACAATGACAGCAGATGCTGTTGCAGGAAAGGCGATTTTCGAAAGCAGTGAAACTCGTTGTGCATACTGCCATTCAGGTCCATTGTATACCAATTTGAAAGCACACGATGTGGGGACAAAAGACATTCTTGATAAAGACGGAATGTATTATACTCCAACACTTCTTGAAATTTGGAGGACAGCTCCTTATCTGCATGACGGATCTGCAGCAACACTTCATGATGTACTAACAACAAAAAACGTAGGTGACAAGCATGGAAAGACATCTCATCTTACCAGCAAACAGTTAGACCAATTGGAGGCATATGTGCTTCAAATCGGTGCTACAGATGGAAGTAACGGTGATGAAAAAAAAGGTGATGCGAATGGCGATGGAAATGTCAATTCGTTAGACTTTGCATTATTAAGACTTCATTTACTTGGAGTTAGTCCGCTTACAGGAAAGAATTATTCAAATGCTGACGTTAATGGTGATGGAAATGTAAACTCTATTGATTTTGCATTGGTGAGACAGTATTTACTTGGTATTATTTCTTCTTTTTCTGAGTAA
- a CDS encoding family 43 glycosylhydrolase: MRKKVFFMLLIMLNIVFESAICFADNPVVQTIYTADPAPMVHEGICYLYTTHDEDTVVNNFYTMNEWRCYSSKDMVNWTDHGSPLAYNTFSWAQGDAWAGQVVYRDGKFYFYVPMTRKNAGGARVIGVAVSDSPTGPFKDAIGKPLITNNGAQDIDPTVFIDDNGQAYLYWGNSELYYVKLNEDMISYSGSVVKVSPKPTNFVEGPWFYKRNNLYYMVYAGMGSAGEDIRYATSTSPTGPWNFKGVIMPSQNSYTNHPGVIDYEGNSYMFYHTGNLQGGGSYHRSVGLEQFNYSSDGSIPSIPITKSGPSQIGKMDPYIQTEAETICWESGVETEKCSEGGMNVGNIENGDYIKVKGVDFGSGAVSFDARVASATSGGNIELRLDSPTGTLVGTCAVSGTGGWQTWTTKSCEISGATGIHDLYLKFTGGSGYLLNVNWWKFEGGTILPVGTLGDLNSDGLINSLDFAKFRMHLLGITTLEETVLSNADVNKDGNVNSIDFALMRQYLLGIIKSFD; the protein is encoded by the coding sequence ATGAGAAAAAAAGTATTTTTTATGTTGTTAATTATGTTGAATATAGTTTTTGAAAGTGCAATATGTTTTGCGGACAATCCAGTCGTACAGACTATTTATACTGCTGATCCGGCTCCTATGGTGCATGAAGGGATTTGTTACCTTTATACTACCCATGATGAGGACACAGTAGTTAATAACTTTTATACTATGAATGAATGGAGATGCTATTCCTCCAAAGATATGGTAAATTGGACAGACCATGGTTCCCCGTTGGCATACAATACATTCAGTTGGGCACAAGGCGATGCTTGGGCCGGTCAAGTTGTTTACAGGGACGGGAAGTTTTATTTCTATGTTCCAATGACCAGAAAAAATGCCGGAGGTGCAAGAGTAATCGGTGTAGCGGTATCTGATAGCCCGACTGGACCCTTTAAAGATGCTATTGGAAAGCCTTTAATAACAAATAACGGAGCCCAGGATATCGATCCTACAGTATTCATCGATGATAATGGGCAGGCATATCTCTATTGGGGAAACAGTGAGCTTTATTATGTGAAGTTAAATGAGGATATGATTTCTTATTCAGGAAGCGTTGTCAAGGTATCTCCAAAACCTACGAACTTTGTTGAAGGTCCATGGTTCTACAAGCGTAATAATTTATATTACATGGTGTATGCGGGGATGGGTTCAGCAGGCGAAGATATACGCTATGCTACAAGCACTAGTCCTACAGGACCCTGGAACTTTAAGGGTGTTATTATGCCTTCTCAAAACAGCTATACAAACCATCCGGGAGTTATTGATTATGAGGGTAATTCCTACATGTTTTATCATACAGGTAATTTACAGGGTGGCGGAAGTTATCACCGTTCAGTTGGCTTAGAACAATTTAATTACAGTTCCGATGGTTCAATTCCTAGTATTCCAATTACCAAAAGCGGTCCTTCCCAGATTGGAAAAATGGATCCATATATCCAAACTGAGGCAGAAACTATCTGTTGGGAATCAGGTGTTGAAACAGAAAAATGTAGTGAAGGCGGAATGAATGTAGGCAATATAGAAAACGGAGATTATATAAAGGTAAAGGGTGTTGATTTCGGTTCGGGTGCCGTATCCTTTGATGCAAGAGTAGCATCAGCAACAAGTGGAGGAAACATTGAGCTAAGGCTTGACAGTCCGACAGGCACTCTTGTTGGAACATGCGCTGTTTCTGGTACGGGTGGCTGGCAAACATGGACGACCAAATCCTGTGAAATAAGTGGTGCAACCGGAATACATGACTTGTATTTAAAATTTACAGGCGGAAGCGGATACCTGTTAAATGTGAATTGGTGGAAGTTTGAAGGAGGAACTATATTGCCGGTAGGAACCTTGGGCGATCTAAATAGTGATGGATTAATTAACTCTTTAGACTTCGCAAAATTTAGAATGCACTTACTTGGTATAACTACGCTTGAAGAGACCGTTCTTTCAAATGCTGATGTAAATAAAGATGGAAATGTAAACTCTATTGACTTTGCATTGATGAGACAGTATTTACTTGGTATTATAAAATCTTTTGATTGA
- the ccsA gene encoding cytochrome c biogenesis protein CcsA, protein MNLIGTWVLRFAFGCGLISLLLLVFKRETEVRKNLGILTGLVSCVGVLISSILLIYSLVMGVFSVEYVYNNTEKTLPLIYKISAFWSGSSGSMLFWTSVFAVLLIVVYFKNINKGSTRTVFGVIIFVMILFMFVVSFINNPFKHVSQQTDGFGLNPSLQSLGMVIHPPIVIVAFSFFFLAFCYQLFDFREKTSSNSLVIWKWAIWGWILLTAGIVTGGLWAYTELGWGGYWAWDPIENSSLVNWLFATAFLHSISSKNPGFSRKRVNFILITMTVFTILVGTFFARSGLLESVHAYSSKSVTVVFGIVLIIMIVLIILTYYRIKKLYKDDLRNETGEKRLFRKEIFQTLFKPENLLIALYVITAVLIFGGTTYPLFGGMLFKGASVTTVAFYEYVFGIFGLIMLLVLAFCPVLFTCRKMLMIPGAVSGLITLIIMLVFFNYGYLTKLALSICVMLVVNLAILIITNHKKILSSPMYISFLILHISLILITMGFAGSRGMAYSTETMLKKGNEMSINAYNIKYRNLYWKEEEGKTSAVAVIGISGPKDKLQLKPELTYYEKRKITHSRAVVKAGLREDLYIIFQGIDENDNISIKVMVLRWVSLVWIGSLLMIVGVILQYIFKQQENKLQI, encoded by the coding sequence GTGAATTTAATTGGGACATGGGTATTACGTTTTGCATTTGGATGTGGTCTTATATCATTATTACTATTAGTATTTAAAAGGGAAACAGAAGTGAGAAAGAACCTGGGAATTTTGACAGGTCTCGTATCTTGTGTGGGAGTATTGATCTCTTCAATTCTTTTGATTTATTCACTGGTAATGGGAGTATTCTCAGTTGAATATGTTTATAACAATACTGAAAAAACACTTCCGCTAATATACAAGATTTCGGCATTTTGGTCGGGAAGCTCAGGATCGATGTTATTTTGGACTTCGGTATTTGCAGTTTTACTTATTGTAGTTTATTTCAAAAACATCAACAAGGGATCTACTAGAACAGTATTTGGTGTAATTATTTTTGTTATGATACTTTTTATGTTTGTTGTTAGCTTTATTAACAATCCATTTAAACACGTATCGCAGCAAACTGATGGTTTTGGTCTTAATCCCTCACTTCAAAGCCTTGGAATGGTAATCCATCCTCCGATTGTTATAGTGGCATTTTCATTTTTCTTTTTAGCCTTTTGTTATCAGCTTTTTGATTTTAGAGAAAAAACCTCATCTAATAGTTTGGTTATATGGAAATGGGCAATATGGGGCTGGATACTGCTAACTGCCGGAATTGTTACAGGAGGTTTATGGGCATATACTGAGCTTGGCTGGGGAGGTTATTGGGCATGGGATCCTATTGAGAATTCATCTTTGGTTAATTGGCTGTTTGCTACAGCTTTTTTGCATAGCATAAGTAGCAAAAATCCTGGGTTTAGTAGAAAAAGAGTAAATTTCATACTGATAACCATGACAGTGTTTACTATACTTGTGGGAACATTTTTTGCAAGGAGTGGATTGCTAGAATCGGTACATGCGTATAGCAGTAAAAGTGTAACTGTGGTTTTCGGGATAGTTCTTATAATTATGATTGTATTAATTATATTAACATATTACAGGATTAAAAAGTTATATAAAGATGACCTTAGAAATGAAACTGGGGAGAAGAGATTATTTAGAAAAGAAATATTTCAGACATTGTTTAAGCCCGAAAATTTGCTCATAGCCCTATATGTAATTACAGCTGTTCTGATTTTTGGAGGAACTACTTATCCTTTGTTTGGAGGGATGCTTTTCAAGGGGGCTTCGGTGACAACGGTTGCGTTTTATGAGTATGTATTTGGAATATTTGGACTAATTATGCTTTTAGTCCTGGCATTTTGTCCGGTCTTGTTTACGTGCAGGAAGATGCTAATGATCCCAGGTGCGGTTTCAGGATTGATTACTTTAATAATAATGCTCGTGTTTTTTAATTACGGATATCTTACAAAGTTGGCTTTATCTATTTGTGTAATGCTTGTGGTAAACCTTGCTATTTTAATTATAACAAATCATAAAAAAATTCTATCTAGTCCCATGTATATATCATTTCTAATTTTACATATTTCACTAATCCTTATAACTATGGGATTTGCAGGGTCTCGAGGAATGGCTTACAGCACTGAAACAATGCTTAAGAAAGGTAATGAAATGAGCATCAATGCTTATAACATAAAATACAGGAATTTGTACTGGAAAGAGGAAGAAGGAAAGACATCAGCTGTTGCAGTAATCGGTATCAGTGGACCTAAAGATAAACTTCAACTAAAGCCTGAGCTTACATATTATGAAAAAAGGAAGATAACTCATTCTCGAGCAGTTGTTAAAGCAGGGTTGCGGGAAGATCTTTATATAATTTTCCAAGGTATAGATGAAAATGACAATATCTCTATAAAAGTTATGGTTTTAAGGTGGGTTAGTCTTGTGTGGATTGGAAGCCTTTTAATGATTGTAGGTGTAATACTTCAGTATATTTTTAAGCAGCAAGAAAACAAGTTACAAATTTAA
- a CDS encoding family 43 glycosylhydrolase — MVNIRKQKRGFGSKKVLVVLLVLCMLFSQMGLVHAWQSDNGDGTFNNPPLFADYPDPSMIRVGNYFYLASSTFAGVPGLVICRSEDMVNWEIAGHCIASYTGNNAYNLQGGTKYGNGCFAPSIAYKDGTFYVAVTLNGERTRIYYAKDVAGPWNYSLLGGSYFDPCLFIEDNGTAYLAYGGAWQNEISMIQLNSSLSATTGSSQVILKYNNVEGTHLTKANGKYYLFNAVPARSLVCSRANNVWGPYGETTTLCTAGKGGHQGGIVDLPDGSYWGYLHQDEGAIGRPTKICPITWENGWPRFGRSGFLGQVESKYTKPIQNKSIKVPAASDEFNGSSLGLQWMWNHNPDNTKWSLTGSALRLKSTTAKDFWNARNSLTQKGQGLISTGTIKIDCSAMQPGDICGLGMLGDPRGYIAVTKDPKRIIMTEEETVKATVDNITSNILYFRIEMNFSNKQAKFYWKDDSRDWQQLGTYITMGFDWQYGTFQGEQYAILNFNPSESSGYMDVDWFRLNDVPGDNVNQTPAPSPTSTGIKGDLNGDGNINSIDFAALRLHLLGNAPLTGTSLSNADVNGDGNTNSIDFALMRQYLLGMVSSFS, encoded by the coding sequence ATGGTGAATATAAGAAAACAAAAAAGAGGCTTTGGATCAAAAAAAGTTCTGGTTGTTCTGCTGGTTTTGTGTATGCTCTTTTCCCAAATGGGTTTGGTACATGCCTGGCAATCGGATAATGGAGACGGTACATTTAATAATCCGCCTTTGTTTGCTGATTATCCGGATCCAAGTATGATTAGGGTTGGCAACTATTTTTATCTTGCTTCATCCACTTTTGCTGGTGTGCCAGGTCTTGTAATCTGCAGATCTGAAGATATGGTTAATTGGGAAATAGCAGGTCATTGCATAGCATCATATACAGGTAACAATGCTTATAACCTGCAAGGAGGCACAAAATATGGTAACGGCTGTTTTGCACCTTCCATAGCTTATAAGGATGGTACGTTTTATGTAGCGGTTACTCTTAATGGTGAAAGAACCCGCATTTATTACGCTAAAGACGTTGCTGGTCCATGGAATTACAGTCTTTTAGGAGGTAGCTATTTTGATCCTTGTTTGTTTATAGAGGATAATGGTACTGCTTATTTGGCCTATGGCGGGGCTTGGCAGAATGAAATTAGCATGATCCAGTTGAATTCTAGCTTAAGTGCTACAACAGGTTCTTCACAAGTTATTCTTAAATATAACAATGTTGAAGGTACACATTTAACTAAAGCTAATGGCAAATATTATTTGTTTAACGCTGTTCCGGCTCGAAGCTTAGTGTGTTCTCGTGCGAATAATGTCTGGGGACCTTATGGCGAAACTACTACACTTTGCACTGCTGGAAAAGGCGGACATCAAGGTGGTATTGTCGATTTGCCTGATGGTAGTTACTGGGGCTATCTTCACCAAGATGAGGGTGCAATCGGGCGTCCGACCAAAATTTGTCCAATTACTTGGGAGAATGGCTGGCCTAGATTTGGCAGATCGGGATTTTTAGGACAGGTAGAATCAAAATATACCAAGCCGATTCAGAATAAGTCTATAAAAGTACCAGCAGCTTCAGATGAATTTAACGGTAGTTCTTTAGGACTTCAGTGGATGTGGAATCATAATCCGGATAATACAAAATGGTCGTTGACTGGGTCAGCTTTGAGGTTAAAATCTACTACAGCAAAGGATTTCTGGAATGCGAGAAACAGTCTGACGCAAAAAGGTCAGGGCTTAATAAGTACGGGAACCATTAAAATTGATTGCAGTGCCATGCAGCCTGGGGATATATGTGGGTTAGGAATGTTGGGTGATCCACGTGGTTATATAGCTGTAACAAAGGATCCGAAGCGAATAATAATGACAGAAGAAGAAACAGTAAAGGCGACAGTTGATAATATAACTTCAAATATTTTATACTTCAGGATCGAAATGAATTTTAGTAATAAGCAGGCCAAGTTCTATTGGAAAGATGACAGCAGGGATTGGCAGCAACTCGGAACCTATATAACCATGGGCTTTGATTGGCAGTACGGCACCTTCCAAGGTGAGCAGTATGCTATTTTGAATTTTAATCCTTCAGAAAGTTCCGGATATATGGATGTTGACTGGTTCCGCTTGAATGATGTACCGGGTGACAACGTAAATCAGACACCAGCACCAAGCCCGACATCTACTGGAATTAAAGGTGATTTGAATGGTGATGGAAATATAAATTCAATAGACTTTGCAGCCTTAAGATTACATTTGCTTGGCAACGCACCGCTTACAGGGACAAGTCTTTCCAATGCTGATGTTAATGGAGACGGCAATACAAACTCTATTGACTTTGCATTGATGAGACAGTATTTATTGGGTATGGTATCCAGTTTTAGTTGA
- a CDS encoding GGDEF domain-containing protein — MFFADMDGLKKINDIFGHDEGDIAIKEMAKILKYSFRKGDIVARIGGDEFAVFTSDTDEELIETVQNRINYFCDLFNNSSNKQYKLSISLGVSMYNNHSDITLEQLMIQADKSLYSNKRIKKL; from the coding sequence ATTTTCTTTGCTGATATGGATGGGCTAAAAAAAATAAATGATATATTTGGTCATGACGAAGGTGATATTGCTATTAAAGAAATGGCAAAAATCTTAAAATATTCTTTTAGAAAGGGAGATATCGTGGCAAGAATCGGTGGGGACGAATTTGCAGTTTTTACTTCAGATACCGATGAGGAATTAATAGAAACTGTCCAAAACAGAATTAATTATTTTTGTGATTTATTCAATAATAGCTCAAACAAACAGTATAAACTTTCCATTAGTTTAGGAGTATCTATGTATAATAATCATTCTGATATTACCCTCGAACAGCTGATGATACAAGCTGACAAGTCGTTATATAGTAATAAGAGAATAAAAAAGCTATAA
- a CDS encoding HzsA-related protein, whose translation MRKVSKVLSKVVALLLIVGVSMTALTFSAMSASVDFTKSEFAFDKILFTKHQPYTGPENHMIDGNFGFLGVKGGGLYILNDAFSGRPTVTDVLQNSVCTNGRYAGRKLVGGAFYSFDLSYDAKQIVFAYTDAQNSYDVWNQNTTYHIFKVNVDGTNLTQLTDGNYNDFDPRWLPDGRIVFISERRGGYGRCHQRVVPTFNLHTMNADGSDIRCISYHETNEWSPSVDNNGMIIYTRWDYVDRGANHPHSAWITTPDGLDARAVVLNYPNSGSEWWRNVPLMQNSLRAIPNSNKYVATAAPHHAQNYGPLIVIDPDVEDDDNLSTITKITPDAKYPESEVGTTTDQKYGTPYPLSEDYFLCVYDPNANTNGANKRYGIYAIDTKGNKSLLYSDPNFSCYGPMPLCPRRVPNAIPGSKKPTEPAQDGVVSVMDVYNTLLPFPAGTKIKELRIWQVYPKTTTLATDPMVSYESTESVWAGRNTRGLLGTVPVEEDGSASFYLPAGRPVFMQAIDQDGTAVQTMRSDTYIVPGQTRLLCQGCHEPARQAAPNPESVPLALRREPSEITPDPSQGARPMSFPRLIQPILDKKCISCHNGSQQPDLRKGATDPQSKWFASYKNLRPYVALFDSIYPGADWNKVYPRSEPGKFGARASKLYQKLKTGHGNLSESELHSFIIWLDSGVAPFFGDYKNIDAQLSGEQVEPSLN comes from the coding sequence ATGAGAAAAGTATCAAAAGTACTCTCTAAGGTTGTTGCTTTATTACTGATAGTTGGAGTTTCTATGACTGCTCTTACTTTTTCAGCTATGTCTGCAAGTGTTGATTTTACTAAATCTGAATTTGCATTTGACAAAATACTTTTTACAAAGCATCAGCCGTATACAGGTCCTGAGAATCACATGATTGATGGAAACTTTGGATTTCTAGGAGTAAAAGGTGGTGGATTGTATATACTGAATGATGCGTTTTCCGGCAGACCAACAGTAACGGATGTTTTGCAGAATTCAGTTTGTACAAATGGGCGTTACGCAGGAAGGAAGCTTGTTGGAGGAGCTTTTTATTCCTTTGATTTAAGCTACGACGCAAAGCAGATAGTATTTGCTTATACAGATGCACAAAATTCGTATGACGTATGGAACCAGAATACTACATATCATATTTTTAAGGTGAATGTAGATGGGACAAATCTTACTCAGTTGACAGACGGAAATTATAACGATTTTGATCCCCGCTGGTTACCTGACGGAAGAATCGTTTTCATATCGGAAAGAAGGGGTGGATATGGACGTTGTCACCAGAGAGTTGTTCCTACCTTTAATCTTCATACAATGAATGCTGATGGCAGCGATATAAGATGCATTAGTTACCATGAAACAAATGAATGGAGTCCGAGTGTTGACAACAACGGTATGATTATATACACCCGTTGGGACTATGTGGATAGAGGTGCTAATCACCCGCACTCTGCATGGATCACTACTCCTGATGGTCTTGATGCAAGAGCTGTTGTTTTGAATTATCCAAACTCGGGTTCGGAATGGTGGAGAAATGTGCCGCTCATGCAGAATTCATTAAGAGCTATCCCAAATTCCAACAAGTATGTGGCAACTGCGGCTCCCCATCACGCTCAGAATTACGGACCTCTGATTGTTATAGACCCCGATGTTGAAGATGATGACAACCTGTCTACCATTACGAAAATTACACCCGATGCCAAGTACCCGGAATCTGAAGTTGGTACAACCACCGACCAAAAATATGGAACTCCATATCCTCTTAGTGAGGACTATTTCTTGTGTGTATATGATCCAAATGCCAATACAAATGGTGCTAACAAACGCTATGGCATATATGCAATAGACACAAAGGGAAACAAATCGTTATTATATAGTGATCCGAATTTTTCCTGCTATGGACCTATGCCGCTCTGTCCTCGTCGGGTGCCAAATGCTATCCCAGGCTCAAAAAAGCCAACCGAACCTGCTCAAGATGGTGTCGTATCGGTAATGGATGTTTACAATACACTCCTTCCCTTCCCAGCGGGTACAAAGATAAAAGAGCTGCGTATATGGCAGGTTTATCCGAAGACCACAACCCTTGCAACCGATCCTATGGTAAGTTATGAAAGCACAGAGAGTGTATGGGCAGGAAGAAACACCCGTGGTCTTTTAGGTACGGTACCTGTTGAGGAAGACGGAAGTGCGTCGTTTTACCTGCCAGCTGGAAGACCTGTCTTCATGCAAGCTATTGACCAGGATGGTACAGCTGTTCAGACTATGAGATCAGATACCTATATTGTACCTGGGCAAACACGCTTACTTTGTCAGGGGTGTCATGAACCAGCCCGTCAGGCTGCACCAAATCCTGAAAGTGTTCCACTTGCACTAAGAAGAGAACCCTCCGAGATAACACCTGATCCTTCACAGGGGGCACGGCCTATGAGTTTTCCAAGACTTATACAGCCGATACTAGACAAAAAATGTATTTCATGTCATAACGGTTCTCAGCAACCTGACCTTAGAAAGGGTGCTACAGATCCACAGTCGAAATGGTTTGCCTCATATAAAAACTTGAGACCTTATGTTGCTTTATTTGACTCTATATACCCGGGAGCAGACTGGAATAAAGTCTATCCAAGATCAGAACCCGGAAAATTTGGAGCAAGAGCATCGAAACTTTATCAAAAATTGAAGACCGGACATGGAAATCTTTCAGAGAGTGAGCTTCACTCCTTTATAATCTGGCTGGATTCTGGAGTCGCACCATTCTTCGGAGACTACAAAAATATTGATGCTCAGTTAAGTGGAGAACAGGTAGAGCCGTCTCTGAATTAA
- a CDS encoding SMI1/KNR4 family protein, translating into MVDCLYQKDFLKKSNGAIPETNIFLHDGKEYLIERFLCLLEEPQSDDINGWYDIEVVLSQIDTRLTDNEDLVGANVIPFAALFTGDFVCLDFSNGNNSSVIVWFHEESDDFNPVTVKVANNLNDFFGMLKD; encoded by the coding sequence ATTGTTGATTGCCTTTATCAGAAAGATTTTTTAAAAAAATCTAATGGCGCAATTCCTGAAACAAATATATTCTTGCATGATGGAAAAGAATACTTAATAGAAAGATTTCTGTGTCTTTTGGAGGAACCACAGTCAGATGATATCAACGGTTGGTACGATATAGAGGTAGTCTTGTCTCAGATAGACACACGTTTAACTGATAATGAAGATTTAGTAGGTGCCAATGTTATACCATTTGCAGCATTATTTACAGGTGATTTTGTTTGTCTGGATTTTAGTAATGGTAACAATTCTTCTGTCATTGTATGGTTCCATGAAGAGTCAGACGATTTTAACCCTGTAACAGTAAAAGTAGCCAACAATTTAAATGATTTTTTTGGTATGCTTAAAGATTAA